A segment of the Corylus avellana chromosome ca2, CavTom2PMs-1.0 genome:
tttgcttcTGGCACTGTAGCTAGAatagtgccgttccagctacagtgccggccccGACTGTTGGCAAACAAGCCTATCTGGTCAGCTAAGGACAGAACTTGACTTACGTCAACGGACCATCACATCCACATGCTTACCAACAAAGGGAGAACTACACGCAGAAGTTATACCGTACTGCATCGTTCTCCGAGTGTTCTTCTCGGAAGGAGAGATAAGTTTTCCATATTTTATTACTAATTAAAtagtttaattattaaatttatagagtCATCTATCGACTTAATTATGAgaatttcacataaatttataaatttaataattaatttataggaTGAAATAAGtcagatataaaaaaaatattgactaaTAATATTTCCGGCAAAGCACTAGTTTTCTATAACCCAAGAAAGCTTGCATGCCCTTCTCTAATATGCCGGCACTTCGATGGTTGCATGGCAAATTGGTAAGCAAGTGGCAAGTCAAGCACAACTTCTTCCTCTAGACTCTAGAGGAGTTCCAATAAATGTCACACCTACTTATCTTTAGCCATTATAAATAAaatctctttgttttttctttaattaaaaaaaggaatagGGGTGGAATTTAGacagtaaaaaattaaaaattgtaccCATTTTCTTAAATTCAGTTGAACTATAGTTTGATTCAACCCTATATAAAAATTATCTTAAGGCTATTGAATCATTATGCTTGATGATAATATGGTCTGTTGTTTGAATTGTTAGTTAAAGGAACTCTAGGATTGTGAGGACAAATGGGGGATAAATACTACTTGTTGATTTGGGTGTTATTTTACTGTTGTCTATTTAAAAACTTTCTCAAATTAGGCCTTATGAATTCTTTTCTTTGGACATTTAATTTGTACATCGGTTTTTTGGAGAGAACGGCCGTTAAAATGCGTGTAAGAGCACTACTCACAGCAACtgttttttattgcttttttgttttgtttttttcttttttgtatatatatatatatatataatcttaaacAATTTTCCTAAACATTGGGTAGGACTTTGAACTTCCTCATAGCTTTTCTATcaattattttagcccaaaatatttttctcccctcttctctcatctttttactTCTATTAGGAATTCTATTGTTGTTGTCTTATCATTTAACATTATCCATAACTATTACCACATCGGAAAGTCTTATAGGGcaggaaagagaaatgttatgagtcaataagttcttcatattttgtccatatttttctacaaatttaatagatcaaccattagatttatatgGTTCACTATTGATTTATGTGTGGTCCACATAAATTCACACATCTAATtgttaatttataagataagatGTGCCaaatatggagaaaatattgACCCAAATGCTAGGTGTTaataaatttctcatatttaacACATGtactcttacaaatttaatagatcaactattataTTTATGAGGtttataaaaattcataaatctaatagttaattagtatatatatatatacacgtgctTCTCACGTTGAAACATTAATAGTGGGCACTAACCCAGGATGTACGTAATTTACAATTTCGAGCTACAAATATATTCCTTGCAAACCAGTCAAAAGGCacttggaagaagaaaaaaaaacaaaaaaaaaaattgatgaggtTGGTGTATAATGCATGTAGTGGAAGCCCTTGGTGAAATAGCTACACAAGTGGGGAAGAAAGATTGGAATTTCAGTGTAGACCCATGCGTTAATGAGTCGAGCTGGGCAACACCCAAATCGGATTTGAGGCCATTGTACAACAATACTCTAATCTGCAATTGCCCAATCGCTGCTGGTGTTCGTGTATGTCACGTGGCTCAACTGTACGTACCCTTCGTTTCCCTTTTATTGAAATTGTGAACATGCAGATCAAGTTTTTATTCAACAAAAAGCAGAAAAGTACTTCAATTTTCTCTTATGCAAGTGAAAAGTACTTAAATTTGACTTATATTGGAAAGCAGAAACGcacttcaattttcttttatgcaAGTGAAaagtacttaatttttttttaataaataaaagtaattaaatttgaCTTATATTGGATTTTTCCATTCATAATAAACAGAGTATATTATGTATTAAAGGGTTCTAATGGAAGTGTGAATAATCTTTTACCTATAATTATTCGTGTTACAGGTTCCTTCAAGGGCAGGATCTTGATGGTGTGCTTCCTCCTTCCCTGGTGAAGCTACCCTACCTAAAGAAGATGTAAGAAAGTCACCAACAATTTGTTcctgaaaattgattttaagcttCTAAGTTCTAATCTAACAGCCCACTTTCCTCTTGCTTGTAGTGACCTCAATCGAAACTACCTCACTGGTACAATACCACCAGAATGGGCTTCTACAAAGTTGGAATACCTGTAAGTTGGTGCTGAATTCATGTCTTATGTTAGCCGCTGAATGCTCTTTCTTATTGCGTTAACCTGATTCACTGCAGGTCAATTTCTAATAACAAGTTATCAGGACAAATCCCAAGCTACCTGGGAAGCATTACCACTCTTTTAATCCTGTATGCCCATATTGTATCTTTCTTGCTCACCCTTTTTTAATCTAGTAGAATGCATCATAGTTTGATTTACTTTAGCTGAGCTTTAATATTGATGAAGACTATATTTTCAGGAGCATAGAGGGCAATCTGTTTTCTGGAAGTGTTCCCCCTGAGCTTGGGAATTTGGTTAACCTGGAGAATCTGTCAGTGTTTCTTTTTCAAtccttcttttcattttcaaatcagATTTGATgattcttttcttaattatcaATGATTTACTTCTTCAACTAACAATAATTTGAGCTGGTCTGAACTTCCCATTTGATGACTGCAGTATTCTTAGTGCTAACAATCTCACTGGAGAGTTGCCAAAAAATCTCACTAATCTATCCAAATTAATGGAACTGTAAGTGGTTGCAGCCATTTCTATACTTAcagtaattttatatatttaattgaaaagcTTCAGCTTTCTATGTTATTCAGTCTTGTTTCCATTGTGGCTATATGCAGTAAAATTAGCAGTAACAACTTCACTGGAAAAATACCTGacttttttcaaagttggaaaCAACTTCAGGAATTGTatgtgttccttttttttttaataaaattcctATAATGTTAAAATCTCTTCTAGTAGAATATTCAGGTGTAATCTAACCTGttagaattgtgtttttaaCAGAGAGATTCAAGCTAGTGGTCTTGAGGGGCCCATCCCCTCTAGCATTTCGGTCATGACTAGTTTAACTGAGCTGTAAGTTCTGCCTTGGAAGTACTCTTGGGTTGCATAATCTCTCTCGTATCACATGGTGATACGCAAATTAACAAGATGTCTTGCTTAAGACCCTAACAGTTATTAATAATGCAATTTGGTGCAGAAGGATTAGTGACTTACTTGGTGAGGGTTCTAAATTTCCAACCTTAAGCAGCATGACAGGAATGAAAAGATTGTAAGTGAttctttttctgttaaatttcagattgtaagtgattctttttctgttaaatttcaACAACTCAAATGATACAAGTTTATAGCAATTTTTCTTAGATGATGGCGGTTGACTTTGCAGGATGTTGAGGAGCTGCAATCTCTACGGACCAATCCCCGCATCTATATCAAACATGACAGAACTACAATTTCTGTAGTTCTTCTTTCCATTctgttctctcttttttttatttttttggtttttgtttcatttactGAAATATTACTTAACTATATACATACAGATGTTTGGATCATTTCAAttaagaacatttttttttttttttttttaacttaactATATACATACAGATGTTTGaagttttcttttctcctttttgtttttggctagCATAAGTAGATTTGGCATATTCAAATTTAGGGACTTTGGGTTATCATGGTACTTTATTCTTAAAGCTAATTGTGAATAACTTCTAGAATTAAGATCATCTGCTGAAACTATCAAACCgaggtgtagttttggagtaaGATTAGTTTGAAAAAAGGAGTTGGAAACATCGTTCATCTCATGAAtatgtaataattaattatctgcTTTCATCCTTTagcctttgaaaaaaaatgatgattgcTTCTAATCTTTACAGCCTACGCCTTTTAGAAAGCAGCTATCTAAGGTTGTCAACCCATACTCATTGTAGGAATGACAGCCATGACCCACCCCCTCCTACTCCTTTGGCCCATTGTGGCAGCTGTAGTGAGATACCTTTGAACATGCTCACTCTAGTTAGGCTGTCTATGGAATCTGTTCTAACCTACATATCCACTGTTATATGGGCATTCAAgtctctctttcaattttttcttcctatATATTATGTTTCTAGACTCTATACTTTAAAATCTGGACATTTATGTCTCATTTCATAATCCTTCTTTTCTGTTATTATAACCACTAATTACTCGTAATATCCAAGCAGAGATCTCAGCTTCAACAGATTGGAAGGAAATGTTCCAGATTTTTCAGATCAAGATAGTTTGGAAGTCATGTAAGTGTGGAGTTAAAACCCTAAATCTAGCTCTATTGCAGAGAAGctcaaataaacaattaaaaagcagcttaaagcacataaataataatgatttggCTTATCTCCTATGTTTATAGGTGAAGATATGAGGAATTTCACTATCATAAAAGAGATTATATTGCTTATTGTTACCAATGCACATTTGTACTtatgtatctatatatatatatcatcagaAAGTATATTTTACTTTCAAATATTTCTCCTTtagtaatgatataaataagTGTTTAACTAGAGCGTGATTATGTTGCGCTTTGAACAGGATTCTTACAAGCAACTTGCTCAATGGGACTATTCCAGACTGGATCAAAGCCCGAGATAATCGCGAGTATATAATTCATCTTGAACTCTATTGGATATTTGCAtgacatgttttctttttctgtttctcttttattattattattattatttttatttattttttatttttttaataatgtttcaGCACATATATAATCTTTACAGACCTCATAGTGTTCCAATATACATTGATTCATCTCTTGAACACTTTATGGTCAGTGGGAGATCTCCTTGAATCATATTGAATTGGTGAATTCAACCGATTTGGTACCAGCATAGATTTGCTTTTTGCACCATGTGACTGTTATTTGGAAACTGCATGTTGGCAATTAATTTTGAGTTGGTTACGGAAGTTTTCTGGTGTTAGCTTGAATTGACCGGTTTAtcaaaaccttttcaaatataatttttcttttcttatggaTTTATAATGAGTTATTACTAAAAATACGTTTTTGTGCAGCCAAATGGATCTTTCTTACAACAACTTTTCAGAAATCCTTGCGCCACCTACTTGTCGAGAAACCCTGTAAGAACTTTTCTTATCATCTTAATCTTAATTTAAGTTTACTTGAGGTTTGCATACTTACCCTCTTCACAAgcttttagtttttcaaaacTAACCAGGTTCTCATTTCATCAGGAATTTGTTTCAGAGCTTCTCTGGACAAGACAATTTGTAAGCTTCTAACTTGAAAACTTATAAGAAGAACCAATGTTTTTTGGACCTGGCTTACATCCTGTGGAAAAATAACAAGACATCTCATGTTATTTTAAACCTACGGCTACGGCCaagattaagagcatgtttgagattgcgtatGAGAAAgagattttaagtcaaaaagtgttttttaagcttttgtaaAAATacgttttagccatttttaggctttttgacaTTAAAAAGcgcttcaaattttttttaccaaacaggtgtttttttttttttctttttttcaaacgagCTTTTAgaatgttaaacgcacttttcaggtcctcaaatgcacacccaaaaAGGCCCTAAAACTTCCCCATTTTTAGTCCaaacgatgtagttttaaaGGAAACTAACAAAAGTTTTCTAAACGCCATTTGCACCAAACGACCATTGTCCTGCACTTCCTTCTTCATCCACTtccactttttctctctttctgtaagttcttctttaaaatctctttttagtactttcctctctctttttacTTGTTATCTTCCTCAACTCGGATAGTTTCAAAGccttaattttctctcttctccatctctctcccaTTTTAGACTCACTCCcactttaaatgaaatgaaagatgTTGCCTCTCTCTGCAAAAACCAGgctttgttttgtgttttctgcaAAACCAGTTAAACACTCTTATGGTTGCTGACAGGAGGGGTTAAAAGCTCACTACtttgaaaggaaaatatttattgttttggtCCCTGAGGATTTTGTCCCTTTTGAGTGTCGATTTGGCTAAATTCATGAAGGGCGGGCTAATGCATCGGTCAGGTTTCTTTGGTATTGTAGAGTTGACCATTCCTCTTTCATGGCATTCATATGATTCGAAAAAATTATTAATCGAAGACATTGTTTGCACTGAAATGTTTCTAtggaaacttcatttttaacGCTCAGACTTGTTCTATTTGACCTGCTGCTGCTTTGCTGAAAATAGTTAAGAAGAATTTGCAGAAAGAAAGTGGGAGTGGGTGAAGAAGGAAGAGGAGGACATGCAAACGAAGTTTAGAGAACTTCTGTTAGTTCCGTTAAAGCTATGTCATTTGGGCTAAAAAGGGGAAAGATTTAATCATAACTGTAGATTTAAAATAACAGGAGATGTCCTGTTATTTTTCTACAGGATGTAAGCGAATCcatgttttttctgttttttattttgtatttttagctTTTATTTTGGAGAagcatttccttttttttttttcattctaattTTGCTAAGTTCACACTTCTTTCTTGTACGATGCTAATTAAGAACACTCGGCGGCAAGTGCCTGGAGCCCTATCCATGCTCAAAAGGTAATTGTACTACCTTATTCAAATTATGAGGTGTATGCTTTAAAACATTTCATATTGTTATTGGCAACTGAGTAAATGGAACAAGAGATAATTAATACataatttccttttttgttcTGCAATGATtgcttatgttttaatttattaaaaagctGCTATTTTTGTTTCTGGGTAGATCGGTACTCATTGCATATAAATTGTGGTGGAAGTACAACCACTATTGGAAACATAGAGTACGAAGGGGATCAAAGTCAAGCAGGTCCAGCAAACTTTGTTCCTAACACTGCTAATTGGGGATTCAGTAGCAGCGGAAATTTTTGGGATGTCAGCAGAACCTCAGATCAATACATAGCGAATAATGTGTCAATACTAAGAATGACTAACTCTGGATTATTCACGAGTGCACGactctctcctctttctctaACGTATTATGCACGTTGCTTGGCAAATGGAAATTATACTGTGAAACTATACTTTGCAGAGATAGTATTTAGAGACAACAGATCTTTTTATAGTCTTGGAAGACGgatatttgatatttatatCCAGGTATGACGTCATATTTGTTCTACTTTATACATAGAgcacaattttattgatttaatttgttACAGGAAAAATTGGTGTGGAAGGATTTTGATATTCAACATGAAGCACAAGGTGTTGATACagcagttgttaggaaatttaaGGCAGTTGTGAGGAATAAAGTCTTACAAATCCGCTTTCATTGGGCTGGGAAAGGGACAACAGCTGTCCCAAAGAGAGGAACATATGGTCCTCTCATCTCAGCTATCTCTATTAAAGCTGGTAACCATTTCTTGGAGTCCGAGAATCTTTTTACTTGCCAACGTTTTTCATACTTATTAGATTGATGAACAATAAAAGCATAGCACAACATAGTTGGGGTAGAACCCATGGTTATTTGCTGTAAAAGTATTACCCAAAACAAGATTCAACTGCATAATCGTCTTTATACTCCTCCTCTGATATTCGTGTGTTTGAACCATCCATTCATATCTTGTTTTAGGTTGGTCCACCTATATCTTTCTATATGGTACTACTGGTATTCCAGGATGCAACTTTATAATCTGTTTACTTTaccatttttctcttctccagATTTCAGCCCCCCTGACTACAAGATATTCATTGTTGTTGGAGCTGTAGTATCAGCGCTTTTGCTCATTTTTATGATCTTAGGCATTCGGATGTGGATCAAGAAACGAGGAAGGATATCAAGGGAAAAAGGTAATCATATGAcctgttaaagtaataattaagtgattaaatttacttcttcctatcaacttaagcttttgggataattggtaatttaatatagtatcagagccaaaggttcTATGATCGAGCCTTGACTTCGTCAAAtcaccccccatttaaattaaatattctacgtgttgtgcctcacctattaaaagggagtttgagcccacaggtgagagagagtgttaaagtaatgattaagtgattaaatttacttcttcctattaacttaacctttttgagataactggtaatttaatatgacCAAATCATACTGAACTATGCGATCACTGCTTTTTGACAAAATCTAAATGAAGGCATACTTACATGAGAGATGGATGACTTGAGATCACTAAGTTGAGTAAATGTCTAAGAAGGacctatatttttaaaaaaaaaacaaagaaaaaaaaaagtgagagatAAAATATTATGGATTTCATTTAACTCTCTTTTTGAAATGTCATCTAAATTATCTTACCATAATTGTTGAGAAGAACAAAAAGGCAAATCTCTTGGTAATAGGGACCTATGAAGTTCctctcttttaaatttttttttttttgattcccAATACACCTgtaattggtaaaaaaaaaaaaaagagaaacccgaaatcttttaaaaacttgGGGTTTATGTGGCTGACCAACTGCAATATGGTACTTTCTCACTGCTTTTGTTTGGTCACATTCTATCTGGCATCTTCTAAGTAGTCGATGGATACAACAGTactgattaaaaaattaatcatatcaTTTATAAGATGTAATGTGACAATAGGCTCACCTTTTCATTCCTTTTGACAGAGCTGAGAGGATTAGATCTACAAACTGGTTTTTTCACCTATAGGCAAATCAAAGCAGCCACTAACAACTTTGATGCTGCAAATAAGATTGGAGAAGGTGGTTTTGGATCTGTATACAAGGTATCCCACAACATCATCTTCCTTCAATTTTAGgatatctattttctttttcttacttaTCCATTATACCAAGAGGCGTCTAATTCAATAATGAATCCATACCTGAAGATGTATATTTTCCTATTTCTGATGCAGGGTATACTGTTAGATGGTACTATAATTGCAGTTAAGaaactttcttcaaaatcaaaacaaggaaaTCGTGAATTTGTGAATGAAATAGGAATGATTTCGGCTGTACAACACCCAAATCTTGTTAGATTGTATGGATGTTGTGTTGAGGGAAATCAACTATTCTTGGTATATGAATACATGGAAAACAATAGCCTGGCACGTGCTTTCTTTGGTAAGCCTGAGGTTTTCactttagtattttatgttgACTGTCTTTTGCTTATGAGCTTAAAACTGATAATGGCCTCGATTAAGAACTA
Coding sequences within it:
- the LOC132168621 gene encoding probable leucine-rich repeat receptor-like serine/threonine-protein kinase At3g14840, giving the protein MMARFLPSVCFILLVLLICMETQAGRLGPTPDDEVEALGEIATQVGKKDWNFSVDPCVNESSWATPKSDLRPLYNNTLICNCPIAAGVRVCHVAQLFLQGQDLDGVLPPSLVKLPYLKKIDLNRNYLTGTIPPEWASTKLEYLSISNNKLSGQIPSYLGSITTLLILSIEGNLFSGSVPPELGNLVNLENLILSANNLTGELPKNLTNLSKLMELKISSNNFTGKIPDFFQSWKQLQELEIQASGLEGPIPSSISVMTSLTELRISDLLGEGSKFPTLSSMTGMKRLMLRSCNLYGPIPASISNMTELQFLDLSFNRLEGNVPDFSDQDSLEVMILTSNLLNGTIPDWIKARDNRDQMDLSYNNFSEILAPPTCRETLNLFQSFSGQDNLTLGGKCLEPYPCSKDRYSLHINCGGSTTTIGNIEYEGDQSQAGPANFVPNTANWGFSSSGNFWDVSRTSDQYIANNVSILRMTNSGLFTSARLSPLSLTYYARCLANGNYTVKLYFAEIVFRDNRSFYSLGRRIFDIYIQEKLVWKDFDIQHEAQGVDTAVVRKFKAVVRNKVLQIRFHWAGKGTTAVPKRGTYGPLISAISIKADFSPPDYKIFIVVGAVVSALLLIFMILGIRMWIKKRGRISREKELRGLDLQTGFFTYRQIKAATNNFDAANKIGEGGFGSVYKGILLDGTIIAVKKLSSKSKQGNREFVNEIGMISAVQHPNLVRLYGCCVEGNQLFLVYEYMENNSLARAFFGPEEYRLNLDWPSRQKICVGIARGLAFLHEESAIRIVHRDIKTTNVLLDRGFNPKISDFGLAKLDEEENTHISTRVAGTIGYMAPEYALWGYLTYKADVYSFGVVAMEIVAGKSNMKYRPNENCVCLLDWALVLQQKGNLMELVDPQLGSELNEEAIRMIKVALLCINPSPSLRPTMSAVVSMLEGQTIVDEVTIDSNIYGGELRSSALKDQFEQLQRAPMSTSGAESLLYSSEATWVGSSSTSGQDLYRVNLDSQ